TTCTGGGGTGGAGTACTGCCACAGAAATATGGTGGTTCATCGAGACCTTAAGCCTGAAAATTTGCTTCTGGATTCCAAATGCAATGTGAAGATTGCTGATTTCGGCTTGAGCAACATAATGAGAGATGGCCATTTTCTGAAGACAAGCTGTGGTAGCCCAAACTATGCTGCCCCAGAGGTAGGAGTTTGTGACTTAAAATTAATTCTGGATTTCTTACATTTATGGTCATGAAATGGGGGatggttttggttttattttatttaatagaaatttgTTTCATGTCATGTCGTTTTCTAATGCTTATGGATCTCCATTGTTATAGGTTATTTCTGGGAAACTGTATGCTGGACCTGAAGTGGATGTATGGAGCTGTGGTGTTATATTGTATGCCCTTCTTTGTGGCACCCTTCCTTTTGATGATGAAAACATTCCCAATCTCTTTAAGAAAATAAAGGTAAGTGGCATCaagctttcattttctttttgtccAAGATGTTTTGTAGGTCTCAAAAATAAGTATTAATATACTTATGTTCATCTAATCTTTTCTCAAAAATAAGTATTAATATACTTATGTTCATCTAATCTTTACTTTGTTGTTTCTCTATCGTGTCAATAGTTTCGAATCAGATTTTTGCTTTTAATCCTGTTTCTTACCTGCTAATTCTGAAAATGCTGATGCCTTGGAATTGGCATTATTTTTCCATCAGGGAGGCATATACACTCTTCCAAGCCATTTATCTCCTGGTGCTAGAGACTTGATTCCTCGTATGCTTGTAGTTGATCCAATGAAAAGAATGACCATTCCTGAGATCCGCCAGCACCCATGGTTTCAAGCACATCTTCCTAGATATTTAGCTGTTCCCCCACCGGATACAATGCAGCAAGCAAGAAAGGTTGTTGATTTCCTTTTTCTCCTGAGTTCAagtgttcaaatttagttttaaataTGCTTATCTACTGCTATATTGACCCTGAAAGGCATTGGCAAGATGTGAAAACTAAAAAGTGACCATTATGGTTGAATAAATATACCAAGAGTGCACTTCATTGTAGAATTCTGAAATATTGCCAGCTTTAGATGTAGCTTTACTACATTGGGATACTGAAAACTATAGTTTGTGTCTCCGGGAAAACATTTTAAACACTCGTGCCTTCAATTTTAAAGTAAGATACTTTGGAATTATACAGTTCTTGCTTGTTATTGGACTCTTCGAAATAAAGGTACTTCAATAAGCTAGTTCCCTACTATTTTCAACCCCATAAGTGACACACACGTTCCTAAATGCTTTCTGGATCATATAATGAGATTTAGCTTGCAATTTGGTAGTGCTGAGAGCTTTGAAATTCTgccatattatatattttaatttcactaCTTGATACCATGACCTGTCTTTGTTCTAGTTCCTGATTGAAACGTAATTACAGATTGATGAGGAGATTCTTCAGGAAGTTGTCAGAATGGGATTTGAAAGGAACCATCTGGTTGAATCTCTTCGCAATAGAATTCAGAATGAGGTTTCCACTTCTCCAACTCATTGTCTTGATGGAACTGTTGCTTACTGTTGAGTTTCTTCCAGGTAACTGTTGCTTATTTCTTATCATCTTCCAGGGAACTGTTGCTTACTACTTACTATTGGACAATCGTTTCCGCGTCTCAAGTGGCTATCTTGGAGCTGAGTTTCAAGAAACTATGGTGTGTTTTCTTATTCGCACTTTTTTCTATTTATTGCTGACATTGCTTATCTAAAGCTGCCTCATGGTTATAAATGCACTGTTGAGTGGCCTATTCTTGTTGCATTGGTTGATCAACATTGTCCTTCTTCTTTCGCCGACTTTCATATAGAGTTCGAATTCTAATTCCTTCTGTtttttttatccttattttagGAATCTGGCTTCAACCGCATACATCCAAGTGAACCGACATCTCCAGCTGTTGGACACCGCCTTCCAGGATTTGCTGATTATCAAGCAATGGGTTTAAGAGGCCTTGAGAGGAAATGGGCTCTTGGACTTCAGGTTGAGTTTCTTATTCTCAAGCAGttttcccacatcaactttttgttacATTGATAGTAATTACATAGGTGACTAGACTTCAACTGATAGGCATCTTAAGGTCTTCTTTTATTTCGAGTAATAACTGGCCATGGTGAAAATGGAACTATAACTGGTGGGATAAATGTGGTTGATGCCTTTACTAATTAAGAATTTAGCATGTAGCACATATGGAGGACATTAGTGGGATTAACTCCTTTTATGCACCAAAGTTTGACATTGGACTGTTTTTATCTGTACAGTCTCGAGCCCATCCTCGTGAAATTATGACTGAAGTTCTCAAAGCTCTGCAAGAACTCAATGTCTGTTGGAAGAAGATAGGGCATTACAACATGAAGTGCAGGTGGCTGCCTAGCATTACTGGTCTTAATGAAGGCATGCTTAACAATAATCACTATTTTGGTGATGAATCAACCATTGTGGAAAATGATGGTGTTACCAAATTGCCGAATGTTGTCAAATTCGAAGTGCAGGTAATTGCTTAACTTActaaattttatgatgaaattcgGTGTTTGGTGTTGATACTAGATGATTAATGGTGCTGCATCGTCCTCAATAAAAGTGCTAACACATTTTTGCTGCCTTGGATATCAACAGCTTTACAAAACTCGCGAGGAGAAGTATCTGCTGGATCTTCAAAGGGTTCAGGGACCTCAGTTTCTCTTCTTGGATCTTTGTGCCGCATTCCTTGCACAGCTTCGGGTCCTCTAAAATAGGCAGGCTGTATTTCTAAGGACCCTTACTCCATGAATCTCCTATGATGCATGTGAATAACAACATTCTATGTATATAACTGTTCCTTTTtccgtcttttttttttttttgggtgaccCTCTATTTTAGATGGGTTAACTGTGGAGAGGCCAGTCCTCAAACACTAGGATTGGCCAAGGCAATATTACTATGTTAGTCCTGCTTCTGACAAAGTTTGCCTTCAACTATAAGTAGGGTTTCCACAATGTTATGGAACCTAAGGGGagattttatgaattatgatgaTAGAATTCACCTTGGTCTTTTGGATTATTCCCCCCCCCCCAAGTACGTTGTGTATTAATGTCCAAATAGGTCAAAACTTTTGATGATCATTTTGTTCCCCTTGCTCCCACACTGCCAATGTTGTAGTATCAGCCTACGTTACTTTGTACTTGATTGTAATCATTGGATACGAGATGTATCCGACTTGGGTATGGTTTAATGTATCTGGAGGATTTTTGGAAGGTTATATCTTCTCATTCATGTTTGAATATTTATCAAACA
This window of the Gossypium hirsutum isolate 1008001.06 chromosome A09, Gossypium_hirsutum_v2.1, whole genome shotgun sequence genome carries:
- the LOC107888569 gene encoding SNF1-related protein kinase catalytic subunit alpha KIN10, which translates into the protein MDGSGGRGADNVLSNYKLGKTLGIGSFGKVKIAEHSSTGYKVAIKILNRRKIKNMEMEEKVRREIKILRLFMHPHIIRLYEVIETATDIFVVMEYVKSGELFDYIVEKGRLQEDEARNFFQQIISGVEYCHRNMVVHRDLKPENLLLDSKCNVKIADFGLSNIMRDGHFLKTSCGSPNYAAPEVISGKLYAGPEVDVWSCGVILYALLCGTLPFDDENIPNLFKKIKGGIYTLPSHLSPGARDLIPRMLVVDPMKRMTIPEIRQHPWFQAHLPRYLAVPPPDTMQQARKIDEEILQEVVRMGFERNHLVESLRNRIQNEGTVAYYLLLDNRFRVSSGYLGAEFQETMESGFNRIHPSEPTSPAVGHRLPGFADYQAMGLRGLERKWALGLQSRAHPREIMTEVLKALQELNVCWKKIGHYNMKCRWLPSITGLNEGMLNNNHYFGDESTIVENDGVTKLPNVVKFEVQLYKTREEKYLLDLQRVQGPQFLFLDLCAAFLAQLRVL